From a single Chitinophaga sp. Cy-1792 genomic region:
- a CDS encoding methylated-DNA--[protein]-cysteine S-methyltransferase: protein MNNYDKVATAITFIREHFREQPDLSEIAAAAHLSPYHFQRVFAEWAGVSPKKFLQYLTLDYAKQLLREENTTLLDAAFETGLSGTSRLHDLFINIESMTPGEYKNGGKTLHINYSFAESPFGNILVASTAKGICYMAFADEPATALQELYACFPEAEFSQMTDIMQQNALYIFRQQPASLPEIKLHLKGTPFQLKVWEALLKIPMGNLRTYSQIAESIQHPKASRAVGTAIGSNPVAFLIPCHRVIRASGETGEYHWGSTRKTAILGWEAARTQSTDQ, encoded by the coding sequence ATGAACAACTACGATAAAGTGGCAACGGCCATCACCTTTATCAGGGAGCACTTCAGAGAGCAGCCTGACCTCAGTGAGATTGCAGCGGCAGCGCATCTGAGCCCTTATCATTTTCAGCGGGTATTTGCAGAATGGGCAGGTGTATCTCCCAAAAAATTCCTGCAATACCTGACACTGGATTATGCAAAACAATTATTACGTGAAGAAAACACCACCCTGCTGGATGCTGCTTTCGAAACCGGATTATCCGGTACCAGCCGCCTGCACGACCTCTTCATCAACATTGAAAGCATGACACCAGGTGAATATAAAAACGGTGGTAAAACCTTGCATATCAACTATAGCTTCGCTGAAAGTCCATTCGGTAATATCCTGGTGGCCAGCACTGCCAAAGGCATTTGCTATATGGCTTTTGCAGATGAACCTGCAACAGCACTACAGGAACTCTACGCCTGTTTCCCGGAAGCGGAATTCAGCCAGATGACAGATATAATGCAGCAAAATGCCTTGTATATCTTCCGGCAGCAGCCAGCAAGTCTGCCGGAGATCAAACTGCACCTCAAAGGAACACCGTTCCAGCTGAAGGTATGGGAGGCATTGCTGAAAATCCCGATGGGTAACCTGCGTACCTATTCACAGATAGCGGAAAGCATACAGCATCCGAAAGCTTCCAGGGCCGTAGGTACGGCTATAGGCAGCAACCCTGTCGCCTTTCTGATCCCGTGTCACCGTGTGATCAGGGCCAGCGGCGAAACAGGTGAATATCATTGGGGTAGTACGCGCAAAACAGCTATCCTGGGATGGGAAGCTGCGCGTACCCAATCAACGGATCAATGA
- a CDS encoding c-type cytochrome: protein MKLKKSVVVVAAALIAAGSLCSLSLPQQPEGPKNLKVLPKDISHDQLIAVMHNFNTSLSVKCNFCHAPGKDDPKKMDFASDDNPHKDIARDMMRMTDSINTNFFKGSATMTVTCYTCHHGDKEPVSKPAEGQTPPPPPQQPASTK from the coding sequence ATGAAACTTAAAAAGAGCGTAGTCGTAGTGGCTGCAGCTTTAATCGCTGCCGGCTCATTATGTTCTTTATCGCTGCCACAGCAGCCCGAAGGTCCTAAAAATCTGAAGGTTCTCCCTAAAGATATCAGCCACGATCAGCTCATTGCGGTGATGCACAATTTCAACACTTCATTAAGTGTAAAATGTAATTTCTGCCATGCGCCGGGTAAGGATGATCCTAAGAAAATGGATTTTGCCAGCGATGACAATCCGCACAAGGACATTGCACGCGATATGATGCGTATGACGGATAGTATCAACACGAATTTCTTTAAAGGTTCAGCAACCATGACGGTTACCTGCTATACCTGCCATCATGGTGATAAGGAACCGGTAAGCAAACCAGCCGAAGGACAGACGCCGCCGCCTCCGCCGCAGCAGCCTGCTTCAACAAAGTAA
- a CDS encoding DEAD/DEAH box helicase, which yields MQFEQLGLIKPILKAVEAQGYTTPTPIQQQAIPIVLQGTDLLGCAQTGTGKTAAFAIPIIQKLYREDRGQQAYKHVRALILTPTRELASQIGDNFQAYSQFTDLKHDVIFGGVPQHKQVISLRNGTDILIATPGRLLDLMNQGYVYLSHLEVFVLDEADRMLDMGFVNDIKKIIKELPSERQTLFFSATMPPKISQLANTMLYKPEKVTVTPVSSTAERIEQGVYYVRKKDKQALLELILKNRDIKRTIVFTQTKHNADNIAKHLKRSGIRADALHGDKSQEAREVTLTSFKGGSLRVLVATDIAARGIDVDSLEHVINFDLPNVPETYVHRIGRTGRAGHDGIALSFCDLNERGFLKNIGRLTKQPITVLRHPFAEAANMDADRNTSEGARREPRKPKPSNQHKKRYQTDKRNKIDF from the coding sequence ATGCAATTTGAGCAATTAGGGCTGATAAAGCCCATATTAAAAGCTGTTGAAGCTCAGGGTTATACAACCCCAACCCCCATACAGCAACAAGCTATACCTATAGTTCTGCAAGGTACCGACCTCCTGGGATGCGCACAGACCGGCACCGGAAAAACCGCCGCATTTGCCATTCCTATCATACAAAAGTTATACAGGGAAGACAGAGGCCAGCAGGCTTATAAGCACGTGCGTGCCCTGATCCTGACGCCAACCCGTGAACTTGCTTCCCAGATCGGAGATAATTTCCAGGCCTATAGCCAGTTTACCGACCTGAAGCACGATGTGATCTTTGGTGGTGTACCACAACATAAACAGGTCATTTCCCTGAGAAATGGTACCGATATCCTCATTGCTACTCCCGGCCGACTGCTGGACCTGATGAACCAGGGTTATGTATACCTGAGTCACCTGGAAGTTTTTGTGCTGGATGAAGCAGACCGTATGCTGGATATGGGTTTTGTGAATGATATCAAGAAGATCATTAAGGAATTGCCTTCAGAAAGACAGACGCTGTTTTTCTCTGCTACCATGCCACCTAAAATTTCCCAGCTGGCAAATACAATGCTTTATAAGCCCGAAAAAGTAACGGTAACTCCCGTTTCTTCTACTGCTGAAAGGATTGAGCAAGGTGTTTACTATGTGCGTAAAAAGGATAAACAGGCCTTGCTGGAGCTGATCCTTAAAAACAGGGATATCAAGCGCACGATCGTATTTACGCAAACCAAGCATAATGCGGATAATATCGCGAAGCACCTGAAACGTAGCGGTATCCGTGCCGATGCACTGCATGGTGATAAGTCGCAGGAAGCAAGGGAAGTAACCCTGACCAGCTTCAAGGGTGGAAGCCTGCGTGTGCTGGTAGCCACTGATATTGCCGCCAGAGGTATTGATGTGGATTCACTGGAACATGTTATCAACTTCGACCTGCCGAATGTGCCGGAAACATATGTACACAGAATTGGACGTACCGGAAGGGCAGGACATGATGGGATTGCGCTTTCTTTCTGTGACCTCAATGAACGTGGTTTCCTGAAAAATATAGGACGACTTACAAAGCAGCCGATAACTGTTTTGAGGCATCCATTTGCTGAAGCTGCCAATATGGACGCAGACAGAAATACTTCCGAAGGAGCCCGCCGTGAGCCAAGAAAACCTAAGCCTTCTAATCAGCATAAAAAGCGCTATCAGACAGATAAGCGGAACAAGATAGATTTTTAA
- a CDS encoding HAD-IB family phosphatase translates to MSKKYYIIDFDSTFTQVEALDELARISLQNHPDKEAIYKKIEDLTNQAMEGKLSFRESLAGRVKLLEANKEHLKLLVKHLKKLVSPSFARNKNFFKDHTDDVLIVSGGFKEFITPVVLPYHIRKENIYANTFTFDSEGRINGYDEANPLSFEGGKVKLLKELQLQGEIHGIGDGYSDFQLKEFGMIRKFYAFTENISRKSVVEKADHVTPSLDEFLYINNLPSAISYPKNRIHCVVAGNVAEDAVKLMKKEGFNVKVTERLDDKLLSKAGMLLLGDKMELSAAQLQQAPKLKVIGYIGNGKKYLPLEACTAAGVIVFDNLKKQASVAKRMIRFINNGDSFKSSNFPHLQLPKVEAVHRCIHIHSNVPGVMAKVNQVFADHQINIVSQYLMTNEQIGYVIADIRADYKPQLLKALREVPGTISFRVLY, encoded by the coding sequence GTGAGTAAAAAGTACTATATCATCGATTTTGACAGCACTTTTACACAGGTAGAAGCACTGGACGAACTCGCCCGCATTTCTCTGCAAAATCATCCGGATAAGGAAGCCATCTATAAGAAAATAGAAGATCTTACCAACCAGGCAATGGAAGGAAAACTCTCTTTCCGTGAGAGTCTGGCAGGAAGGGTAAAGTTGCTCGAGGCAAACAAAGAGCACCTGAAATTACTGGTGAAACACCTGAAGAAGCTGGTGTCGCCGTCGTTTGCAAGGAATAAGAACTTTTTCAAAGACCATACAGATGATGTATTGATTGTGTCTGGTGGATTCAAAGAGTTTATTACGCCGGTAGTGCTGCCTTATCATATCAGGAAGGAAAATATTTATGCCAATACATTCACATTCGATAGTGAAGGACGCATCAATGGCTACGATGAAGCGAACCCGCTGTCATTTGAAGGTGGTAAGGTGAAGCTGCTGAAAGAGCTGCAGCTCCAGGGAGAAATCCATGGTATCGGTGATGGCTATTCAGATTTTCAGCTGAAAGAATTTGGTATGATCCGCAAGTTCTATGCATTTACGGAAAATATCAGCCGTAAATCTGTGGTGGAAAAAGCGGACCACGTTACACCAAGTCTGGATGAATTTCTTTACATAAATAATCTTCCTTCAGCGATATCATATCCTAAAAACCGTATCCACTGCGTTGTTGCAGGGAATGTAGCAGAAGATGCCGTAAAGCTGATGAAGAAAGAAGGCTTCAATGTGAAAGTGACAGAGCGATTGGATGATAAGTTATTATCTAAGGCAGGGATGTTATTGCTGGGGGATAAGATGGAACTATCTGCCGCACAGCTGCAGCAGGCCCCTAAGCTGAAGGTAATCGGGTATATTGGCAATGGTAAAAAGTATTTGCCGCTGGAAGCATGTACAGCAGCGGGTGTGATTGTATTCGATAACTTGAAGAAACAGGCATCCGTTGCGAAGCGAATGATCCGTTTTATCAACAATGGCGATTCTTTCAAGAGCAGCAATTTCCCGCATTTACAGTTACCGAAGGTAGAAGCGGTGCACCGCTGTATACATATCCATTCCAATGTACCGGGAGTGATGGCGAAAGTTAACCAGGTATTTGCAGATCATCAGATCAATATTGTTTCACAATATCTGATGACCAATGAGCAGATCGGATATGTTATTGCAGATATCCGTGCCGATTATAAACCGCAGCTGTTAAAGGCGCTGCGCGAAGTGCCGGGTACTATTAGTTTCAGGGTATTGTATTAA